From the genome of Nicotiana tabacum cultivar K326 chromosome 17, ASM71507v2, whole genome shotgun sequence:
aatATTATTAGTTCATTTGAAAACATTCCCTTAATAATGAAATATTGTTTAACGTAAGTCATGTATGTATATAACTAAtgataacaaaaataataaatgcatgtCATATAGCAAGTACcatgtaaaatgaaaaaaatatttattttaaaaatcaaaaagaaataaatactaacattgatgaaaaaaaaatattatacatgAAATAAAAACATCATCAAAATGCTAGTAATTAAACCAGTAAGTTAAATCCAGAagaattattggtgggcccacataCTATATATAGAGCATTTCAAAAAGACTTTATACATATAACGCCTTTTAAAAGGGCGTATACTAAAGTGAGCAAACGGCCGTTAAGGTATAACACGCTTTAAAAGGGCGTTAAATATAAAATGGTcacaaatttatttttcatacattttggttcttttcttttttccatatgGTGAGAGAATCTTGTCCTTTTACAAAATTGGGAAGATCATTTACCTCAAACAATAAAGAGAACAAAGTGAAATTTAATCAGAAGTTTATGTTATGCATACAAATGCAAAAAAggaaaacttttatttatttgtaaTATAAATACCCCCAAACGATTATTGAGTACATAGAGATGATATAGAGTGGAAAACTAACCAACTCTAGCAAACACTATATATTGTGGATGAATTTTGAAAATTCTCCAATAGAAAAGCAGCAATACTTAATCAAGAATGAGCAGGAGTGGCAATCAAAATAAGATCATCCTTTCTTGTAGCAGAAATTCCAGGTGACTCAGTCATGTCGAAATTTTGGTGAGTTTGTCCATTAGGGAGTTTCCAATCGaagtgataaagtaattgagctaaaGGTTGTCCAACATTAGCTAAACCAAATAGCATTCCAGGACAAATCCTTCTCCCTGCACCAAATGGAATAAATTGATGATGATTTCCAAGAAAATCAATAGAATTATTCTCAAATCTCTCTGGCGTAAAGCTTTCAGGATCATCCCAACTTTGAGGATCTCGTCCTATTGCCCATGCATTAACAATGACTCTTGTTTTGAAAGGTATATTGTAACCATCAATCTTTGTATCCTCCATACATTCTCTAGGGACTAACAGAGGAATTGGAGGGTGCATTCTTAAAGTTTCTTTGATCACTAACTTCAAATACTTTAgctcatcaatatcaatctctTGAAAACTAATTTTCTTCCCCTTCAAAGCTTGCCTCACTTCATCTTGTGCCTTTGCTAAAACACTTGGTTTCTTCATCATTTCAGCTAATGCCCAAATTATAGTTGTCGATGATGTTTCCGATCCGGCAGAGAACATGTCCTATATGATGAAGAAACGAACAAGATATATTGAGTTGGAAGCTAGACTTGAAAAAGGAATTAgctcttttagttttttttaaagctTGTAGCATTACTCATGTAAGAAAATCTGGGAGTTTATATTTGTCCCTTTTTGTAATCATGCATAAGAAAATCTAGTAAATGTGGTGCACAAATGTAGTAACATCATTACTCTTTCTTGTACGCAGGGGTGGAGCTAGAGCTTTTGTTTAGATACTCTATTTATATtagaaaattcattaaatatgtataaatatttaattgtgaaCCCAACAATAAAGACGAGCTATGAATATGATGTCAAGTTCAGAACTCGTAAACTTTAGATCATGCTTCGTCTCTGCTTTGTCACACCTTCGCTGATATTACATTAGGAAAAAAAAGCAAGGAACTAAATAGATATAGAGAACTTACGAGTAATATTGATTTGATATTGTCATCTGTGATTGGAATTTGAACTTCTCCACTTTCTCTAACTCTTAACAAAACATCAATCAGATCTTCTCCACCAAATTCACCATTACCCTTTTTACCATCTGCTCGATTCTGTTTGTGCTCATTTACCACATTTTCCAAAATTTCATCAATCTTACGATGTGCCTTCACCAGTTTAGATTTTGAACCATCAATATCATGAATCATTTTCCATGTAGGGAAAAAATCAGCAATACTAAATCCACCTGCCAATGATATTATTTCCCTCATAAAAATGATCAATTTGTCTTGGTTTCCACATATCTTCCCTAAAGCTGATCTACAAATTACCGAACTCGTAAACCAAAAAATCTTGTCGGTAAGATTGACTGGAAGATTGGGCGTCGTTCGTATAGATGAAACCATCTTCGAGAGCTCATCTTGGCGAATCGAGCTAAAAAACTTGACCATCTTGGCACTCAAGAGTTCCAATATGCAAATTTTACGAATTTGTCTCCAGTATTCACCGTATGGCGAAAATGCTATATCCGTGCTGTCGTAGTGAATAATGTCGGCCACGACAAGCTTTGGTCTAGTGGCAAAAGCGAGGTCGTGAGTTTTTAGTACTTCTTTTGCCATTTGAGGTGATGATATGACGAGTGTAGGAATTTGTCCAAGTTGTAAATGCATAAGAGGACCATAGCGTTTGGCTAAATTTTTTAGGCCATGGTGAGGAAGTGGACCTGCCACAGCCAAATGGTGTAAACTTCCAATAAAAGGTAATTTCCATGGACCAGGAGGCAAATTTAGTTTTCTGGTTTTCCATTTTTTGAATACAAGAAAGATGCTGGAGAGAAAGAGCAAGAATGCAACTAAGTTAGAAAACTGAATCTCCATTTTTAGTTAGGAAGGAAGAAGAATTATTGATGGGTGCCCAATTAATTAATTCACTTAAAACTGAAGTATATATAGAGTCTTTCTCTCACTAAATTCTAAACTGAAGACCTGTAAGTAACATTTGTATAATTAAAGTCTAACTTGTCAGTCTAACTGATCAGACTGCTTCTCTTTCGAAATTTCCAACTTTGACTTCTCCTGAACcacttaaaaattaaaattaagcaTTAATAATTGAAGGGTGGATATAACTTTATTCTCTACTAATACTCCCTCCCTCCCATTTTATGTCAGACAATTCGTTAAACTATCTAAAGTTTTGGTATAAATTTAGACATATAATCTTCATGTTTTTTGAAACAAAATTTACCTATTTAATAACTACAGAAAAATACTATAAgtcataataattaataattcagAATATTTAAAAGGCATATAAAAAGATTATTATTAAAGAAAAACTTGTTTGACTCTAAATTATAATTGTATCACATAAAGTAAGACAAAGGGAAGTAATAAAAAAGAAtagtatatattttaaaatttcaatacgTGCTGATAGTCAATATTAGGATGCTGCTCCTCTTCATTATTGAATTGAACATCACTTTCATCTGTTTTGCTGGCTCACTCAAATGCTTATTTGGATGTCACAGCATGATCCATTTAATAAGTTTCAGGGTTCAAAATAATTTACCATCACTCTGCAAATaacaaaaacaagaaagaaaaaaaagaatgtaGAGGCAATCTCCAATAACATTTGAGAAAGAAAACCTCATCTCCTCAAAAATTTTGCACTCATTAAAACttcatcattttttcttcttcgcTTCATTCTTATTTTGGACTTACTCATCACCAATTGACAAAAGATTAGCCGGATTTTAGGCTAGCAAACTTCCGAAGAAATGAATGGTGTGTCACTTTGGCAAATTTTGGGAAAGGAAAATAAAGTGTTATAGAAAATATAACACAAATTCACATCATACATGTGCTTTTGAACTTGATGTGGTATAGCCAGgagaaaaattatgaaatttgtTAGGACAAAACTAACAATACGTGTCACGGACGGTAGTTGAGATTAATTTAATCTAAACCCTTTGAAAGTGGAGTCCAATCACATAAAAAATGAATAGTATGTGCCTCTGTATCCCCACTTATAATCCTTGTCAGCGCCCAGCGGCTAGCAAAGGCCAACAGTGCAGCACGCACAGACCATCATGTTGCCAACAGCGTCGCGCGCACaaacaatgccgcgcgcgcagatcctatGCCAAGCGCCAGCGCCCAGCTGTAGGTAGATCCAAATAGTGTCGCGTGTGCCGACAACAATCctgatgctcaagacaaagttgttGTCATCGGACTTGCTTCCACCTTATAGAAGACTAAGtcattttcattgtaattatagagtagttttacttcattcattttcagtgtgcttctacaactttcataggttatgtaactttggtttataaaaaaaaatcacataaaagCGCACATCCACCCACGACCGTTAGGTCCTGGGTTCGAGTCACGCTAGAGGGGAAGTGTGAaaacactatagatcctcctaTTTTGGGAGgggttttaaaaaaaagaaaaaaaatcacataaaataggGATAGCCCGACGACGAATTTGCTTATAACGACTAAGTCAATAATACTGCAGCATATCATATATGACCAGCTCTAGATTTTAATTTCTACCAAAGCAGAATAATTATCATTAGTCATAATTATTACATGAATTTTGCTGAATGATATTTCTGCATTTGTGTAATTTCTTTCAAGTACTGCTAGCTAGTCATAGATATAAACTGGGTTAATATTTAGTATTTACATTAAgctaaataatttaactttagtaattaaaaaattaaagtgAGAATGCATATAATTAATATGATCGTGCTTAAGtgataaatatatgtatataaaaaCACACATACCTAATATTTAATGGTTTGATGTAAGCATCGAGTATGAGTAATTTAATATTTACCTCTAATTAACTTGTCATGGTTACATAAGAGAAATGAATGCTTGGTTAAGGAGGCAGCTCTAGGCTCATCCATTCCAAAGACTTTCTTTCATACTTTTAAgtctttatatagaattttctttaaaaatatatcTAGAAATATTAGGGAACCTCTCATAGGATCATAGGATCTATTATTTAATAGAACTATGAAGTGCttccattttatttatttttaataatggATTGTATCATTACTTTCTTATCAAGTATTATTGATATGCgtaaatttctttgtttttctatattcatatgtcaagatctatttaattcttatatctttttcgaatttgaaatggtatttcaataattttaaacttaaatatcattatttaggtttcatattgatttttatgtttaattattaaattcggttaaccttgaaagcATACATCAATGAAAATTTTTTGTTAGACgattaagaaaataactatcatgtgttacaaTGTTTGTCATTTTTTTTACTAAGCATATATTCACCTATCAAATTTTATCTCtaactttaacaaagtaagatttaAATATAATTTCAACAAAGTAAGATTCATTTAATATTCATGTAACGAAAAAATCCGAAAACCTCGGAAAAAACTGACAAAACTGAATCAAACGAAACAAatatagttggtttgatttggttttaataaaaaccgaaccaactcGGTCAATGTTTACTCCTAGCAGTGATAATACTTAGGGGAGATCTTGCCGAAAAATAGCTCGATATCGGGTGATAAAAAGCTTAAAACCTCTCGTTCTGAttaaattttcaataaaaatttgaaaaatcaaaaGGATATTTCTTTACGTTTAATTGCGGAGAAAATAAAAACTTTTAGAAAAAATTTGTATTCAACATGATTTTAATTCAGAGAGAAAGTGTATTCACTCTAACATATGCTTGGCAAGCCGCCCTTGAAAGcgaaagagttcaaatcaaaaacGATTCAATATTACCGCAATTTCTTATAACTACTGCTTGCTAGTCATAT
Proteins encoded in this window:
- the LOC107792854 gene encoding premnaspirodiene oxygenase-like (The RefSeq protein has 9 substitutions, 1 frameshift compared to this genomic sequence), coding for MEIQFSNLVAFLLFLSSIFLVFKKWKTRKLNLPPGPWKLPFIGSLHHLAVAGPLPHHGLKNLAKRYGPLMHLQLGQIPTLVISSPQMAKEVLKTHDLAFATRPKLVVADIIHYDSTDIAFSPYGEYWRQIRKICILELLSAKMVKFFSSIRQDELSKMVSSIRTTPNLPVNLTDKIFWFTSSVICRSALGKICGDQDKLIIFMREIISLAGGFSIADFFPTWKMIHDIDGSKSKLVKAHRKIDEILENVVNEHKQNRADGKKGNGEFGGEDLIDVLLRVRESGEVQIPITDDNIKSILIDMFSAGSETSSTTIIWALAEMMKKPSVLAKAQAEVRQALKGKKISFQEIDIDKLKYLKLVIKETLRMHPPIPLLVPRECMEDTKIDGYNIPFKTRVIVNAWAIGRDPQSWDDPESFTPERFENNSIDFLGNHHQFIPFGAGRRICPGMLFGLANVGQPLAQLLYHFDWKLPNGQSHENFDMTESPGISATRKDDLVLIATPYDSY